The following proteins are encoded in a genomic region of Syngnathus acus chromosome 22, fSynAcu1.2, whole genome shotgun sequence:
- the si:dkey-16j16.4 gene encoding uncharacterized protein si:dkey-16j16.4 gives MLKTLTKKLRRHSLNEMHPFQLKFSYHGGGEGGESDDSEGENQELAQIDRERRRNCALTPLATSQQHNQGAPSPARLRRLRLLLDANLDRHSSEEELERISYGDSRKWLSAFPQRHADHHSSASSDEEVRNICGCASPAAAIAKPLVESEACLAASSSPVLFSSSPPCSIKPPPMRFQLQVVQPATRPIILTHFDQAAPYRKYRHSYESGRPSLDLEKMQQKMLLKKNCGGKTRTIKIRTLSGSRPPARYSSDPSIFAFRSLSTAPLSEDPPC, from the exons ATGCTAAAGACTCTGACCAAAAAGCTAAGAAGACACTCACTCAATGAGATGCATCCTTTCCAACTCAAG TTTTCTTACCATGGCGGTGGTGAGGGCGGTGAGAGTGATGACTCAGAAGGAGAGAACCAGGAACTTGCACAAATTGACAGAG AGAGACGGCGAAATTGCGCCCTCACCCCCTTGGCTACGAGTCAGCAGCACAACCAGGGCGCCCCATCCCCGGCTCGCTTACGACGTCTCCGCCTGCTTCTCGACGCCAATCTGGATCGCCACTCTTCAGAGGAAGAGCTGGAGCGGATCAGTTACGGCGACAGCAGGAAGTGGCTGTCGGCATTTCCGCAGCGCCACGCCGATCACCACAGCAGCGCGTCCAGCGATGAGGAGGTGCGGAACATATGTGGCTGCGCTtcgcccgccgccgccattgCCAAGCCTCTGGTGGAGAGCGAAGCTTGTCTGGCCGCCTCGTCCAGCCCCGTGCTCTTCAGCTCCAGCCCGCCGTGCAGCATCAAGCCACCCCCCATGCGCTTTCAGCTCCAAGTGGTCCAGCCGGCCACTCGGCCCATCATCTTGACCCACTTTGACCAGGCGGCGCCTTATCGAAAGTATCGGCACAGCTACGAGTCGGGGAGGCCCAGTCTTGATCTCGAGAAAATGCAACAG AAAATGCTGCTGAAAAAGAACTGCGGAGGAAAAACACGGACCATAAAGATTCGA ACTTTGAGCGGCAGTCGTCCTCCGGCCAGGTACTCGAGCGATCCCTCCATTTTTGCCTTTCGCTCTTTAAGCACGGCGCCCCTGTCCGAGGATCCTCCGTGCTGA
- the LOC119116790 gene encoding kanadaptin isoform X1 — translation MAASEQLDVSVINTDEKERDSAMETDERSISEKNTDSKKKEIPGSDQETADPFKKPTAITAPSLCSKRNLNAAPPSKPGAERRLEKENNEAQVEDTNCEPSVLPADNNETPDTAPEKNTDGDEHSDAPSVNVKSELKRRVLQAEVPPAGKCPPLPYTEPEWGGPAPDDLYALEILKNGTIVDKVLLMHQGYFVVGRLPVCDVPLEHPSISRYHAVIQYRQQPGQEESVGEERGFYVQDLGSTHGTVVNKNKIPPNTFIRLRVGHVLKFGGSTRLFILQGPEFDEEEESELTVTELREQGRKQRAELEKIMTGEGSDDESEAKSEGNSGKSKVSNDDSGCSWGMAEEQLPEEDENEENPFSVEFREDQEAAYLKDPKKALQGFYDREGEELEFEYEDKSHGSWLCRIKLPVDDALGRQLVAEVTLTGKKKEAAVQCCLEACRMLEARGLLRQEAVSRKRKKKNWEDEDYYDSDDDTFLDRTGTVEKKRKERMKKAGKIEERPETHDSLLAKLSQVEKEIVEAQKKLGAAGKNTRGSSADDPLDAFMSAVRRDEAMDAVERRKLHVHIADLRKDAQRLRKLAELTRPSQLPSLVPSGSSKCEKPKATLPLFGAMKGGSKFKLKTGTLGKMPPKQPALPPELFNMKELPPGGEEEEEEEEEEKGETAEKKEDHEDNAHELNVDPSEASDLISQETSGQKGRKSVPETKAEPSPEKRKSKACSDTGNQSIKPNHEAPSSESRDKGDQDLSPKKKKKVMGPSRPPVQLSSQYPQDDPDYCVWLPPTGQSGDGRTHLNDKYGY, via the exons ATGGCCGCCTCCGAGCAGCTAGACGTGAGCGTGATAAACACGGATGAAAAAGAGCGCGACTCAGCGATGGAAACGGACGAGCGCTCCATCTCAGAGAAAAACACAGactcaaaaaagaaagaaatacctGGAAGTGATCAGGAAACAGCGGACCCCTTTAAAAAACCAACTGCGATCACTGCGCCTTCTCTGTGCAGCAAACGCAACCTGAacgctgctcctccatccaAACCCGGAGCTGAGAGGAGACTCgagaaagaaaacaacgaAGCTCAAGTTGAGGACACGAATTGTGAGCCGTCTGTTCTTCCAGCGGACAATAACGAAACGCCGGACACTGCGCCTGAAAAGAATACAGATGGCGATGAACACTCGGACGCTCCTTCAGTCAACGTGAAATCTGAATTAAAACGAAGGGTGCTCCAAGCCGAGGTTCCTCCCGCTGGCAAGTGCCCTCCTCTCCCATACACAGAGCCTGAGTGGGGTGGCCCTGCCCCGGATGACCTCTATGCTCTTGAAATTCTGAAAAACGGCACTATCGTGGACAAGGTGCTCCTCATGCATCAAGGCTACTTTGTGGTTGGACGTTTGCCGGTGTGTGACGTCCCTCTGGAACACCCCTCCATCTCCAGGTATCATGCTGTCATCCAGTACCGACAGCAGCCCGGCCAGGAGGAGTCTGTCGGGGAGGAGCGAGGTTTCTACGTCCAGGACTTGGGCAGCACACACGGCACCGTCGTGAACAAGAACAAAATTCCTCCCAATACGTTCATCAGACTCCGCGTTGGACATGTTCTTAAATTCGGCGGCAGCACGAGGTTATTCATTCTACAG GGTCCAGAATttgatgaggaagaggagtctGAACTAACAGTCACAGAGCTGAGAGAGCAAGGCAGGAAGCAGAGGGCGGAGCTAGAGAAGATAATGACGGGAGAAGGTTCTGATGATGAGAGCGAGGCGAAAAGTGAAGGGAACAGCGGCAAGAGCAAAGTGTCCAACGACGACTCGGGCTGTTCTTGGGGAATGg CTGAGGAGCAGCTGCcggaagaagatgaaaatgagGAGAACCCCTTTTCAGTAGAGTTCCGAGAAGACCAGGAAGCTGCCTACCTAAAGGACCCTAAGAAGGCCTTACAGGGTTTTTATGACAGAGAAG GCGAAGAGCTGGAGTTTGAGTATGAAGACAAAAGCCACGGCAGCTGGCTCTGCAGGATCAA GCTGCCGGTGGACGACGCCTTGGGCCGACAGCTCGTTGCTGAGGTCACCCTCACgggcaagaagaaagaagcggCCGTCCAGTGCTGTCTGGAGGCCTGCCGGATGCTCGAAGCCAGAGGACTGCTGCGCCAGGAAGCAG TTTCCCGCAAACGCAAGAAAAAGAACTGGGAAGATGAGGACTACTACGACAGCGACGATGACACCTTCCTGGACCGGACGGGCACCGtggaaaagaagaggaaagagaGAATGAAAAAAGCTGGAAAGATTGAGGAGCGGCCCGAGACCCATGACTCGCTG CTGGCCAAGCTATCACAGGTGGAGAAGGAGATAGTAGAAGCACAGAAAAAGCTCGGCGCCGCTGGGAAAA ACACTCGGGGCTCTTCTGCCGACGACCCGCTGGACGCCTTCATGTCGGCCGTCCGCAGGGATGAAGCCATGGATGCCGTGGAGCGCAGGAAGCTCCACGTGCACATCGCTGATCTGCGAAAAGATGCCCAGCGACTCCGCAAGTTGGCGGAACTCACTCGCCCTTCTCAGTTGCCCTCGCTGGTCCCCAG CGGAAGCTCAAAGTGTGAGAAACCAAAGGCAACCTTGCCACTTTTTGGAGCCATGAAAGGAGGAAGCAAGTTCAAGTTGAAGACCGGCACTCTCGGG AAGATGCCTCCTAAGCAGCCCGCCTTGCCTCCTGAACTCTTTAACATGAAGGAACTTCCGCCaggaggagaagaggaggaggaggaggaagaagaagaaaaggggGAGACGGCTGAAAAAAAGGAGGATCATGAAGATAATGCACACGAGTTAAATGTTGATCCTTCAGAGGCCAGTGACCTCATATCTCAAGAGACTTCAGGacagaaaggaagaaaatcagtgccggagacaaaag CAGAGCCAAGTccagaaaagaggaaaagcaaGGCTTGTAGTGACACGGGGAATCAGAGCATCAAGCCCAATCATGAGGCACCATCTTCCG AATCCAGAGACAAGGGTGATCAGGATCTCagtccaaaaaagaaaaagaaagtcatGGGCCCCAGCAGg CCGCCCGTTCAGCTCTCGAGTCAATATCCACAGGACGACCCCGATTACTGTGTTTGGCTGCCGCCGACAG GTCAGAGCGGAGACGGCCGCACTCATCTTAATGACAAGTACGGCTACTGA
- the LOC119116790 gene encoding kanadaptin isoform X2, which translates to MAASEQLDVSVINTDEKERDSAMETDERSISEKNTDSKKKEIPGSDQETADPFKKPTAITAPSLCSKRNLNAAPPSKPGAERRLEKENNEAQVEDTNCEPSVLPADNNETPDTAPEKNTDGDEHSDAPSVNVKSELKRRVLQAEVPPAGKCPPLPYTEPEWGGPAPDDLYALEILKNGTIVDKVLLMHQGYFVVGRLPVCDVPLEHPSISRYHAVIQYRQQPGQEESVGEERGFYVQDLGSTHGTVVNKNKIPPNTFIRLRVGHVLKFGGSTRLFILQGPEFDEEEESELTVTELREQGRKQRAELEKIMTGEGSDDESEAKSEGNSGKSKVSNDDSGCSWGMAEEQLPEEDENEENPFSVEFREDQEAAYLKDPKKALQGFYDREGEELEFEYEDKSHGSWLCRIKLPVDDALGRQLVAEVTLTGKKKEAAVQCCLEACRMLEARGLLRQEAVSRKRKKKNWEDEDYYDSDDDTFLDRTGTVEKKRKERMKKAGKIEERPETHDSLLAKLSQVEKEIVEAQKKLGAAGKNTRGSSADDPLDAFMSAVRRDEAMDAVERRKLHVHIADLRKDAQRLRKLAELTRPSQLPSLVPSGSSKCEKPKATLPLFGAMKGGSKFKLKTGTLGKMPPKQPALPPELFNMKELPPGGEEEEEEEEEEKGETAEKKEDHEDNAHELNVDPSEASDLISQETSGQKGRKSVPETKEPSPEKRKSKACSDTGNQSIKPNHEAPSSESRDKGDQDLSPKKKKKVMGPSRPPVQLSSQYPQDDPDYCVWLPPTGQSGDGRTHLNDKYGY; encoded by the exons ATGGCCGCCTCCGAGCAGCTAGACGTGAGCGTGATAAACACGGATGAAAAAGAGCGCGACTCAGCGATGGAAACGGACGAGCGCTCCATCTCAGAGAAAAACACAGactcaaaaaagaaagaaatacctGGAAGTGATCAGGAAACAGCGGACCCCTTTAAAAAACCAACTGCGATCACTGCGCCTTCTCTGTGCAGCAAACGCAACCTGAacgctgctcctccatccaAACCCGGAGCTGAGAGGAGACTCgagaaagaaaacaacgaAGCTCAAGTTGAGGACACGAATTGTGAGCCGTCTGTTCTTCCAGCGGACAATAACGAAACGCCGGACACTGCGCCTGAAAAGAATACAGATGGCGATGAACACTCGGACGCTCCTTCAGTCAACGTGAAATCTGAATTAAAACGAAGGGTGCTCCAAGCCGAGGTTCCTCCCGCTGGCAAGTGCCCTCCTCTCCCATACACAGAGCCTGAGTGGGGTGGCCCTGCCCCGGATGACCTCTATGCTCTTGAAATTCTGAAAAACGGCACTATCGTGGACAAGGTGCTCCTCATGCATCAAGGCTACTTTGTGGTTGGACGTTTGCCGGTGTGTGACGTCCCTCTGGAACACCCCTCCATCTCCAGGTATCATGCTGTCATCCAGTACCGACAGCAGCCCGGCCAGGAGGAGTCTGTCGGGGAGGAGCGAGGTTTCTACGTCCAGGACTTGGGCAGCACACACGGCACCGTCGTGAACAAGAACAAAATTCCTCCCAATACGTTCATCAGACTCCGCGTTGGACATGTTCTTAAATTCGGCGGCAGCACGAGGTTATTCATTCTACAG GGTCCAGAATttgatgaggaagaggagtctGAACTAACAGTCACAGAGCTGAGAGAGCAAGGCAGGAAGCAGAGGGCGGAGCTAGAGAAGATAATGACGGGAGAAGGTTCTGATGATGAGAGCGAGGCGAAAAGTGAAGGGAACAGCGGCAAGAGCAAAGTGTCCAACGACGACTCGGGCTGTTCTTGGGGAATGg CTGAGGAGCAGCTGCcggaagaagatgaaaatgagGAGAACCCCTTTTCAGTAGAGTTCCGAGAAGACCAGGAAGCTGCCTACCTAAAGGACCCTAAGAAGGCCTTACAGGGTTTTTATGACAGAGAAG GCGAAGAGCTGGAGTTTGAGTATGAAGACAAAAGCCACGGCAGCTGGCTCTGCAGGATCAA GCTGCCGGTGGACGACGCCTTGGGCCGACAGCTCGTTGCTGAGGTCACCCTCACgggcaagaagaaagaagcggCCGTCCAGTGCTGTCTGGAGGCCTGCCGGATGCTCGAAGCCAGAGGACTGCTGCGCCAGGAAGCAG TTTCCCGCAAACGCAAGAAAAAGAACTGGGAAGATGAGGACTACTACGACAGCGACGATGACACCTTCCTGGACCGGACGGGCACCGtggaaaagaagaggaaagagaGAATGAAAAAAGCTGGAAAGATTGAGGAGCGGCCCGAGACCCATGACTCGCTG CTGGCCAAGCTATCACAGGTGGAGAAGGAGATAGTAGAAGCACAGAAAAAGCTCGGCGCCGCTGGGAAAA ACACTCGGGGCTCTTCTGCCGACGACCCGCTGGACGCCTTCATGTCGGCCGTCCGCAGGGATGAAGCCATGGATGCCGTGGAGCGCAGGAAGCTCCACGTGCACATCGCTGATCTGCGAAAAGATGCCCAGCGACTCCGCAAGTTGGCGGAACTCACTCGCCCTTCTCAGTTGCCCTCGCTGGTCCCCAG CGGAAGCTCAAAGTGTGAGAAACCAAAGGCAACCTTGCCACTTTTTGGAGCCATGAAAGGAGGAAGCAAGTTCAAGTTGAAGACCGGCACTCTCGGG AAGATGCCTCCTAAGCAGCCCGCCTTGCCTCCTGAACTCTTTAACATGAAGGAACTTCCGCCaggaggagaagaggaggaggaggaggaagaagaagaaaaggggGAGACGGCTGAAAAAAAGGAGGATCATGAAGATAATGCACACGAGTTAAATGTTGATCCTTCAGAGGCCAGTGACCTCATATCTCAAGAGACTTCAGGacagaaaggaagaaaatcagtgccggagacaaaag AGCCAAGTccagaaaagaggaaaagcaaGGCTTGTAGTGACACGGGGAATCAGAGCATCAAGCCCAATCATGAGGCACCATCTTCCG AATCCAGAGACAAGGGTGATCAGGATCTCagtccaaaaaagaaaaagaaagtcatGGGCCCCAGCAGg CCGCCCGTTCAGCTCTCGAGTCAATATCCACAGGACGACCCCGATTACTGTGTTTGGCTGCCGCCGACAG GTCAGAGCGGAGACGGCCGCACTCATCTTAATGACAAGTACGGCTACTGA
- the supt7l gene encoding STAGA complex 65 subunit gamma, translating into MMRYWGEIPGPAGGPASRSSFDLLQREFRSVEMQDPPLHQPSAQRPRPTTMLDVPSEPCSLTIHTVQLCQHARRLRGLLAASQGQSSASSEVGGRPEDVDANLPSRPPTPPAMPDDLLPIDSKEPRQPFQLRHSDPESDFYRGKGEPVTELSWPSCRQLLYQSVATILAHAGLEMAHESVLETLTDLVHEHYLRLTRLLRVAVDREARLGASPFPDVMEQVFHEMGIGSVLALQRFWQVRIKDYHSYMLQVCNDLSEEYERLVNPEKAPEDSKPPRIKEEPMSDISFPVSEEPEADLASGDQALPMGVLGAHGERLSAGLDADHSPHTSGGGVANNSPLWPHVKMEPHDGEEGQGASHHPHHHHHHHHHLGGDVFDEGGPMSTMSESGGAMNPSPAGAASDGSYASHSPDSLMSTSPVFNQRPKKRARKM; encoded by the exons ATGATGCGCTACTGGGGCGAGATCCCCGGGCCTGCAGGTGGCCCGGCCAGTCGCAGCTCCTTTGATTTGCTCCAGCGTGAGTTTCGCTCTGTGGAGATGCAGGACCCTCCGCTGCATCAGCCGTCGGCCCAGCGCCCGCGCCCCACCACCATGTTGGACGTCCCGTCAGAACCTTGTAGTCTGACGATTCACACGGTGCAGCTGTGCCAGCATGCCCGCCGCCTCCGTGGCCTTCTGGCGGCATCTCAGGGTCAGAGCTCGGCGTCTTCGGAGGTTGGTGGCAGGCCGGAGGATGTGGATGCAAACCTGCCCTCGCGTCCTCCCACCCCacctgccatgcctgatgaCTTGCTACCAATTGATAGCAAAGAACCTCGACAACCCTTTCAGCTCCGCCACAGTGACCCTGAAAGTGACTTTTATAG GGGTAAAGGGGAGCCAGTCACAGAGCTGAGTTGGCCCTCCTGCAGACAGCTCCTTTATCAGTCGGTGGCCACCATCTTGGCTCACGCAGGCTTGGAGATGGCCCATGAGAGCGTCCTAGAAACTCTGACCGATCTGGTTCACGAGCACTACCTACGCCTGACCCGCCTTCTGCGGGTAGCTGTGGACAGGGAGGCCCGGCTGGGTGCCAGTCCCTTTCCTGATGTGATGGAGCAAGTTTTCCATGAAATGGGGATCGGCAGTGTGCTTGCCCTGCAGCGCTTCTGGCAAGTGCGCATCAAGGATTATCACAGTTACATGTTACAG GTCTGTAATGATCTGTCAGAAGAATACGAGAGGTTGGTGAATCCAGAAAAGGCTCCGGAGGACTCCAAGCCCCCCAGGATCAAGGAGGAGCCGATGAGTGACATTTCCTTCCCTGTTAGTGAGGAGCCAGAGGCTGACCTAGCATCTGGGGACCAAGCCTTGCCCATGGGGGTCCTCGGGGCTCATGGTGAGAGGCTGTCAGCAGGCCTGGATGCCGACCATTCTCCTCACACCTCAG GTGGTGGTGTGGCCAACAACTCCCCCTTGTGGCCACACGTAAAAATGGAACCGCACGATGGCGAGGAAGGCCAGGGTGCTTCACATCAcccccatcatcatcatcatcaccaccaccacctggGCGGAGACGTGTTTGACGAGGGTGGCCCCATGTCGACAATGAGCGAGTCTGGAGGCGCTATGAACCCCTCTCCCGCTGGGGCGGCATCAGATGGCAGCTATGCCTCACATTCCCCGGACTCTTTGATGAGCACCTCACCAGTCTTCAATCAGAGACCCAAGAAACGAGCAAGGAAGATgtga